One part of the Sorangiineae bacterium MSr11954 genome encodes these proteins:
- a CDS encoding NUDIX domain-containing protein, with translation MAAIVQAGEDVILVRGRGWPEKMFGLVTGFIEAGEQPGDAAVREVREELGLDAEIVGLVGAYGFFAMNQLIVAYHLRVQGEVQLGEELEAFKRIRITKLRPWDFGTGAAVRDWLEARGSASG, from the coding sequence GTGGCTGCTATTGTTCAGGCGGGGGAGGATGTGATCCTGGTGAGGGGGAGGGGATGGCCCGAGAAGATGTTCGGGTTGGTGACGGGGTTCATCGAGGCCGGCGAGCAACCCGGGGATGCCGCCGTGCGCGAGGTTCGAGAAGAGCTCGGGCTCGACGCGGAGATCGTGGGGTTGGTCGGCGCTTATGGCTTTTTTGCGATGAACCAGCTCATTGTTGCGTACCACCTCCGCGTGCAGGGCGAGGTGCAGCTCGGGGAGGAGCTCGAGGCGTTCAAGCGGATCCGCATCACCAAGCTGCGTCCGTGGGACTTCGGGACGGGCGCCGCCGTCCGGGATTGGCTTGAAGCGCGCGGGAGCGCATCGGGGTGA